CCACCATTTATTCAAGGATTATTTCCTTTGGCTCCAAAACGTAGCAAAACTGTCTTGCTCTTTCAGACACGCTCTGTGAAAATCACCAGAAACACGCACCACTCTAATGATccgtgaatgaatgaaaattctGTTTTCACAAGATGTGAACCGTGAATGCTTTGCTTTTGACACAAACTTGTTGAAGGCCACTCATGTGACCATCATGTTCTAACTGTCTTTAACACTGCCCCCAAAATAGAACCAAGGATGCGGAAACACAAACCAAAACAGAACCAAATctgctcctggagaagggacaggaatACAGAGACAAATAGATTTTGGATACAGTTACAAAGGAAATTCAGAAGAGAATAATAACCTTATAAGGAAAACTGTTGGAGAAATTGGGAACTCgtgtgaccaaaaaaataaataacttcaaCTCTTTCATTGCTGCACGTTTTACAACTAACGCAGAGAGACTCACAGACGTGTATTTAAGACCCAAAACAAGAAAGACTCCAGAGGCAAAACACAGGTGGACACGGTGACCAAAGATTAGGCGATTACTGATTAAAATATACACCAAGCAGGATCTCACACTGGGAACAGAATGTTCATAACCAAGCCTCAATCAAAATATTTACATCTTTGAGGGACAACcttaaggaaataaaagtaaagcCAGCAACGGGGGGGCAAATGTTCGCACATCTCCATCTAAAAGAGACTCCAGAATATGTTAAAAACCTACAAActtcataaaaaacaaataatccataCAGTAATGAACAAACAGCTTGCAGAGACACCTaacaaaggaaacagacaaatgGCCATCACCCCAGTTTATTCATTGAGGAAATGGAAAATACTCCTGAAACTGCATAGACTAACGCACTCATGACAATCTCTGACATAAAAACAGCTGACCATACCGAGTCCTGCCAAGGATGGAGCAACGGAAATTCTCATCTCCTGTTGGCAGGGATCGAAAATCAGAGGCACGGAGATCCAGCAGTCCAGACATGGAGATCCCCTAAGTCTCTACCCAGGAGATAAGATGGCTCACTTCCTTACTAAATCATGTCTATGAACACGTATCCATCAACACTGGAATGGATAAAAGTGGGATATATCCTGATGGTACTATGTAGGGGCAATGGGGAAGGAGTCTACAAAaatattgctaagtcgcttcagtcgtgtctgactctgtacgaccccacagatggcagcccaccaggctcccccgtccctgggattctctaggcaagaagactggagtgggttgccatttccttctccaatgcatgaaactgaaaagtgaaagtgaagtcacttagtcatgcccgactcttagcgaccccatggactgcagcctaccaggctcctccgtccatgggattttccaggcaaaagtactggagtggggtgccattgccttctcggacaAAAATACATAGATGTTTATTCAAACGAATCTGCTGAGGGAAAGAAGtcagtaacacacacacaaggagtgGAATAAGAGCtataaagtacaaaataaataataacatacaaagattattttaaaagtaaggattggaaaacataggaaataaaaaagccaatattttatagctctaaaggtagaaataaaattatgaataccTATATGCTACACCTGTAACAGAAAATATTGGacatcaactatactgcaatttcaatattaaaaaaaaatatgaacccCTCTCATGAATTCCCTGATAACTGATTCCTGGTAGAGATACCACATATTTATCTTCTTAAACCAAAGGTGCGtcattcattttagaaaataagcTTAAACAGACCTCTTCAACGTGAAAGGAATAACACAGGGTTGTATAAGAAGCACAGAATGCCAAAATGCTCAGCTGCCAACCAGGATGTCCGAAGATTACATTTAGGTCACCGTCATCCTGTGATTAACCACTGTTTGATCGATAGGTATTCCGCCAAGAGACGCATCCTATAAAAAGTGGAACCAATTCACATTCTCTCCAACAACTGGGGCGCCCTCCGCTTGTCTAGAAGGAACAACACAAGACTCACAAGATGAAGATTCTGTTCCTGAGTCTTGTCCTTCTTGTGGTTTGTGCCGCCCAGGAAACTCCAGCTGAGATAGACCCCTCAAAGGTACCCCGAATGAGCTGATCTGCTAGAAGGTCTTGCTtgtttgattgtgtgtgtgtgtgcatgtgtgtgtgcgaggctgtgtgtgcatgtgacagagatatatttgtgtatatgtatgaccagatttggagaaggcaatggcaccccactccagtactctctcgaggaaaatcccatggacggaggagcctggtgggctgcagtccatggggtcgctaagagtcggacaggactgagcgacttcactttcacttttcacttgcaggcatcagagaaggaaatggcaacccactccagtattcttgcctagagaatcccagggatgggggagcctggtgggctgccatctctggggtcatacagagtcagacacaactgaagcaacatagcagcagcagcataaccagATTATATACCTTCTGTGGTCGACATATCTACACAAACGTAATATTGCCGTCTGTTTATCTCTTCTTGgctatttttcatttatcttattcATTTgtaggtaaaacaaacaaaacccctaaCAAGCTAACATTCAGAAAGATATTAACTGTCACAGTCTTTACTGGCATGGTTTTAGCTATTTCAAAAAAGCTCTGAATTGTCTGCAAAAATTTCTGAATTCTATGCTTTGTGCTCCAATAGGAAAGACGATTTCATGTCGTGTTACTCACCAAGGTAGGGGGTGGAACTCCTCTTTGCTTTAATAAGATTCAATTTGCTTCTCCTATGTGGCAAGTGCAGAAGCATAGACAGTGCCGTGTATTGGTGAGTAACCAGAAAAGACATTGACTGACGTTTACAAGGAACTTCCTTCTTAGGTTGTAGGAGAGTGGCGCACCATTTATGCAGCTGCAGATAACAAGGAGAAGATTGTGGAAGGGGGCCCACTGAGGTGTTATAATCGCCACATTGAATGTATTAACAACTGCGAACAGCTCTCCCTTTCATTTTATATCAAGTAAGCACAATCCTCCTCGACTGAAAGCAAGCAGTCTGTTGACTTCGGGCATGGGGTCTGGTCTCCACGTACAGTGAGAGGTGTGAGTCACGGCTGTGAAGTTGGGTGTGCAAACTCTATTCCCAGGAGGGTGTCCTCAAGCCCTGGCGACTGAATGGTGGGAAGGAATTGTCTTGCCTGTTGTGTTCTTCAGATCTGATGGCACATGCCAGTTTTTCTCAGGAGTGCTACAGAGACAGGAAGGAGGTGTTTACTTCATAGAATGGGAGTACTCCAGCTCCTCTGATGGCTGGTCTTCCCCAAACCATGGAACGTGTTCAGATGGATAGTATGTGCTTCACCCAAAACAACTAATATCTCTATGGGCGGACTATTTCCTCTACTCGTTACCAATGCAACCTTGGAAAAGCCATTTAATTTTTCAGCAATCCATTCTGTGCCACAACACCAGGATGAGGTCCAAGGTTGGAATGTGGCCACTGATGGTCTCTGAGAAAAAGCCCCAGAACACGGACTCCTCATATTCCTCGGGCATGGAGAAGTCCAATTACCTACTTAGGCTAATAACAActctttcacaattttttcttttacttgaccTACATGATTCAATTTCTTTTGAgtaaagaaattctttaaatattaaaagtttttcaTTAGCAAGTTGAGTAAGTAGAACATGATTAATTTAAAGTCCAAAATTGGAAACAGTTAAAATAACAGCCAAAAtttcaaactgattttttttaaataatttgaaaggGACTTTAGCATAGACTTCTATCTCTATAGCTTAAAATAAGGAGAAATAATTCTCATATATGAATATCAATACATAATTTGAAAGAGGCACTAATGTAGATTTCTGTCTCCATAGTTGAAAATGACAGGAAATAATTCTCAAATATTAATATCAGTACTGTAATATTTTATTCAGTGATCAAATGTctgtatgtttaattttcatggggaaaaaaatgtataacagAGCACTCTAATCTTGGtgttatgcatttattttaatttcaactgTGGACACAGAGCCACAGGATCTAATCCGAAACCATTTCATATTATATATGCCCAGCATTTTGCAATAAACTAATTCGtaccttttttatttcctctcgTACTAGGAAATAACTCTGGATGATGTactgacatttattttaatatcattcatttaaatttttgaattcCTTTCTAACCATGATTGTAGTTGCAAACTGGGTTacaaaattcttgaaaatttaACAGTCAGCTCTTGTGAGCTCCTATGAGATGGCTGAGGTTTAACACCTATTAGAGTTGCAATAAACAACTTGTTATCATTCACAGACTGCGCAGTCTAGAAGACTGGAAGTCTTCATTTTCAGGAGAAGGGGCTGTGGAGAAAGCTTTCCTAGTTCACTAACTGTCTTAACTCATTCTAACAACGCGTCACTAGAAATCTCAGTGAGATACAGTTCACCATCCAAGGGAAGACTGACAATATCATGTGAAGAATAAGTCAGgctcaaatgaaaagaaaagaagttaatcatgttgaggtttgatgttttgttttgtttttttttttttcctctgccacAGTCGAGGGGAAAATTTATTTGCAAATCATTCATGTAACAGACAACATACtggtattttattatgaaaatgacgATGGAGAAAAGATCACAAAAGTAACTGAAGGTTCCGGTACGTACTATAGCTTACCCAAcgcaaagtagatgttttcatacgatcagtatttttacagaaagGAGACAGGTACACACGTAACTTATATTAGGGCttgactggtggctcagatgggaaagaaatcacctgcagtgtgggagacctgggtttgatccctgggttgggaagatcccctggaggagtgaatAGAAAtgcactccggtattcttgactggagaatcccacggacaggggagcctggtggtctatactccacagggtcacaaagagtcggacaggactgagaaactaagcacagcaccttATATGAAGCACCGTGGAACAGATCTGTGTTCACACGGAGAATTCAGACTTCATGTGACGTGAGTCGGGGATATAGAAATTCTGTCTGCtggaaaaatgaggaaatgttATCCACTGGGGATTCTATGTGATggctcttttaaaaatgagatacaCTTATCCCAGAGatccaaggaaatatttcaggaTGCTCCACGAGTTCCTTGCCAGGTATCACACAAATACAGTCTCTGGGTCCTGACACCCAAGTGAACCAAGGTTTAAATCTGAGTTTAGAAAACTCACAGGTCCCGGGGCCGTGACTGCATTCATCTCCATGACAAATGCTTTCTCCTTTGTCACAATCATAAAAGTATTGCCTAGAGTTCTGCAAATACCACTGGGTCACACTGCCGACTGTACAGGCAGTGTGGTCTGGAATGTCAATCATCCTGCCGTCCGGCCAATCCCTTGGGTTCCCTGCCACATCTCTTTATCCCCTCTGATATTATATCCTCATTGGGGATGGGTGGGTGTCGTGTCTGGTCTTTGAGGATGAGAAAGCGTGAGTTTTCTTCCTCAGTAGCATGTGTGATGTCGTTACCCAATGTGGGTTCCTGCTGCCCACCCTTCAAAAGGCAACTAAGAGGCCAGCTTCTTAGAAAGAAAAGTCTGCTTTCGTTCAGATGCAGACAACTGGTGGGAGAGTGGActtctgtccaaaggctgactgcCCCACCCCACAACTGCCAAACAGGGggacaagagcttttatagacagcgGGAGGGGGCTCCTTGCAAAAACAGAAGTCAGCTCCAACAGTCATTTTTAAAtcggtcatcagtggtctgactagCATCATCGTGATTGTTTTAGGCACAGTTAATCAACAGTTCCAGGGTctctgtattcccatctccttgaAATCAATTCTCAGAATCATTGCAGCtcatgtcatggctacagtctggtcatcctGTAGTTAACTTGTCCACCGAGTGGGGTTTCAGTGTCTATAAGACAGCGTACAGGATATGACCCAGAACAGTATTTACTGCCCTTGGGGAGGAACTACAGGTCCTTGTCTATGCTttatgactacattattattatttcatgtcCTTTGACAGTTTCCCTTTGCTGTATGACATTTGTAATTCTCTGATAAACTTACAACTTTGACTAAAATCtttcacagacaaaaggcaggcaggaaATATCAGGTATGGGGCATTGCACATAAGGTCCTCCACCATCTCAGTGGGGTCAGTGTGCTTTTGAAAATTCCAAATCATTCCCTGCCCATTCattccattgctgctgctaagtcgcgtcagccgtgtctgactctgtgtgaccccatagacggcagcccaacaggctcctctgtccctgggattctccagtcaagaatactggagtgggctgccatttccctctccatttcATGAGGGTTTGTGAAAACCCCAGGGATGGAATTCTAGGATGTAGACAAAGTGGACAGGAAGCATTAGAGTCTGAGAGTTGAGTCTCAGacttgccatgaccttctccgaCGTACCTTGAAAACCTGCTTCTCCCTAGGGTATGCTTAAGCTCACAGCTGAATGATCTGTAGCTCACTGAGTAGTTGCAA
This genomic interval from Bos indicus x Bos taurus breed Angus x Brahman F1 hybrid chromosome X, Bos_hybrid_MaternalHap_v2.0, whole genome shotgun sequence contains the following:
- the LOC113887526 gene encoding allergen Bos d 2-like, with product MKILFLSLVLLVVCAAQETPAEIDPSKVVGEWRTIYAAADNKEKIVEGGPLRCYNRHIECINNCEQLSLSFYIKSDGTCQFFSGVLQRQEGGVYFIEVEGKIYLQIIHVTDNILVFYYENDDGEKITKVTEGSAKGTSFTPEEFQKYQQLNNERGIPNENIENIVETGKALDGDRYPK